In one Gopherus evgoodei ecotype Sinaloan lineage chromosome 1, rGopEvg1_v1.p, whole genome shotgun sequence genomic region, the following are encoded:
- the RERGL gene encoding LOW QUALITY PROTEIN: ras-related and estrogen-regulated growth inhibitor-like protein (The sequence of the model RefSeq protein was modified relative to this genomic sequence to represent the inferred CDS: inserted 2 bases in 2 codons) — protein MNELKLAVLGSRGAGKSALTVRXLTRRFIGEYASNSECIYTKHFCLDGRQMNXEIYDPCSQPRQGKLSLTDELHWADGFVIVYDISDRASFAFAKALLYRIRDSHLAACKRVVESAVFLVGNKQDLCHLREVGWDEGQKLAMDNKCQFCELSAAEHCQEVMTMFTKVLRTIITNFKLKEKRRPSGSKSMAKLINNMFGKRRKSV, from the exons ATGAATGAGCTGAAGCTCGCTGTGCTGGGCAGTAGAGGAGCCGGCAAGTCTG CCCTAACAGTGA TCCTAACCAGGCGTTTCATTGGAGAATATGCTTCTAATTCTG AGTGCATCTACACTAAACATTTTTGTCTGGATGGGAGGCAAATGA TGGAAATTTATGACCCTTGTTCACAG CCACGACAGGGAAAGCTGTCCCTCACTGATGAACTCCACTGGGCTGATGGATTTGTCATTGTGTATGACATCAGCGATAGAGCTTCCTTTGCCTTTGCAAAGGCATTGCTATACAGGATACGAGATTCCCACCTGGCAGCTTGCAAAAG agtggtagagTCAGCTGTATTCTTAGTTGGTAACAAGCAAGATCTATGCCATTTGAGAGAAGTAGGCTGGGATGAAGGACAAAAGCTGGCAATGGATAACAAATGCCAGTTCTGTGAACTGTCTGCAGCTGAACATTGTCAGGAAGTGATGACCATGTTCACAAAAGTCCTAAGAACCATCATCACAAACTTCAAACTGAAGGAAAAGAGACGACCCAGTGGTTCAAAGTCAATGGCCAAACTAATCAACAACATGtttgggaagaggaggaagtCTGTGTAG